In one Fibrobacter sp. UWR3 genomic region, the following are encoded:
- a CDS encoding bifunctional indole-3-glycerol phosphate synthase/phosphoribosylanthranilate isomerase, protein MSEDILSKIVRMRREDIERLGLNFGIEIPEKRRRGHIEFLGTPGAILEVKRASPSKGDIAPDLDPVGLASTYADAHAQAVSVLTEGNFFKGTLRDLIAVADSMEERVKKGLHACAVLRKDFLLFEDEIDIAYRCGADAVLLIARILDDGQLIKMAKRAQGLGIQAFVEVREKDDFRKLDVVLEALGADAVKTIVAGVNSRDLATFHTDPLVPAAVRGKLPAKAVFESGILSAGDAAYARNLGFTGILVGEAVAKNPPLAKEVVAAFESGCENARGKFWKKFAERRDAKRFSAKFPELAEGSVRPHPLVKICGITREEDGMLAAELGADMLGFVFSTTKRLTTEEFVRGFAAKIRLCHPERSVNGVEESPLLVGVITDPDSPEGKTAIRLAQEGVLDAVQLHGIEPTKCLELADDKVTELVEGTNKVGIPYYCAARVGAPEDFNYVTALRRNGEPRILLDAKVEGIPGGTGKTIPESLLREKVGDLPLWLAGGINPENVGEIVAKFRPELIDVSSGVEDALGIKNAEKMRKLFEILQK, encoded by the coding sequence ATGAGCGAAGATATTTTGTCAAAAATCGTACGCATGCGCCGCGAGGATATCGAGCGGCTGGGCCTGAATTTCGGAATAGAGATTCCGGAGAAGCGACGCCGCGGGCACATCGAGTTCCTCGGGACGCCGGGTGCCATTCTCGAAGTCAAGCGTGCATCGCCCTCGAAGGGTGACATCGCTCCGGACCTTGACCCGGTTGGGCTTGCCAGTACGTATGCGGATGCACACGCCCAGGCGGTTTCGGTGCTGACCGAAGGCAATTTTTTCAAGGGAACGCTCCGCGACCTGATTGCGGTCGCCGATTCGATGGAAGAACGCGTAAAGAAGGGACTGCACGCCTGCGCCGTTTTGCGCAAGGACTTTCTTTTGTTCGAAGACGAAATCGATATCGCGTACCGTTGCGGTGCTGATGCTGTGCTCCTGATTGCAAGAATCCTGGATGACGGACAACTTATTAAAATGGCGAAGCGTGCCCAGGGCCTCGGGATACAGGCGTTTGTCGAGGTCCGCGAGAAGGACGACTTCCGGAAGTTGGATGTTGTTCTGGAGGCGCTCGGGGCAGATGCCGTGAAGACGATTGTCGCGGGCGTGAACTCGCGCGATCTCGCTACGTTCCATACCGACCCGCTGGTTCCTGCTGCGGTGCGCGGTAAGTTGCCGGCGAAGGCGGTTTTTGAATCGGGCATACTGAGCGCGGGCGATGCAGCGTATGCACGCAACCTCGGGTTCACGGGAATCCTTGTGGGCGAGGCTGTCGCGAAGAACCCGCCGCTCGCGAAAGAAGTTGTGGCTGCGTTCGAAAGCGGGTGCGAAAATGCCCGCGGCAAGTTCTGGAAAAAGTTCGCGGAACGCAGGGATGCCAAAAGGTTTTCCGCAAAGTTCCCTGAGCTTGCCGAAGGGAGCGTGCGGCCTCATCCGCTTGTTAAAATCTGCGGCATCACACGCGAAGAAGACGGCATGCTTGCCGCTGAACTCGGTGCCGACATGCTGGGCTTTGTATTCAGCACTACCAAGCGCTTGACAACTGAAGAATTCGTGCGCGGTTTCGCTGCGAAAATTCGCTTGTGTCATCCTGAGCGTAGTGTTAACGGAGTCGAAGAATCTCCGCTCCTCGTCGGCGTCATCACTGACCCGGATTCTCCCGAAGGCAAGACCGCCATCAGGCTCGCCCAGGAAGGCGTCTTGGATGCGGTGCAGCTTCACGGAATCGAGCCGACAAAGTGCCTGGAGCTGGCGGATGATAAGGTCACTGAGCTTGTCGAAGGGACAAATAAAGTTGGAATTCCCTACTACTGCGCTGCCCGCGTAGGTGCTCCCGAGGATTTCAATTACGTCACTGCCCTCCGCAGGAACGGCGAACCCCGCATCTTGCTGGACGCGAAAGTCGAAGGCATTCCCGGCGGCACCGGAAAGACCATTCCCGAATCATTACTGCGAGAAAAAGTGGGCGACCTGCCGCTTTGGCTTGCGGGCGGTATAAACCCCGAAAACGTGGGCGAAATCGTGGCCAAATTCCGTCCCGAACTTATCGATGTATCCAGCGGCGTCGAAGACGCACTGGGAATCAAAAATGCGGAAAAAATGCGCAAACTGTTCGAAATTTTGCAAAAATAG